The Paracholeplasma brassicae genome includes the window ACGTCTTGAGTCATTGAAATAAAAAGCCGAAGTTGTAAAACATCCGTAATTGATAACACGCGATTTAATTTTAGTGAATTCAATATAGAATCGATATCAAAATCGTCGATTAAAGCGAACGACCCAATACGATAAATAACGTTTAATGCTTCATTGCTTTGAAGCAATTCATGTTTTACCTGTTCAATCGATTTATAGGGCGTTAAGTCCATAATCTCTTTTTTTATTGTTTGGGTATAGGCATATTTACTAATTTCGTTTAGTATTACATTGAATTCTAATGTTTTAAGGGCATAACTCATTTTATCACCACTTACATTTTAACAAATTTTATGGTATAATGATATAGAAAAGTGGGTGATTTTAATGCCAAATTATAGTCTAAGTGTTTCACAAGAGCAATTGAGTGCACTTTTAAACGAATATAAGACTTATGAAAAAGAAAATAGTAACCAGTATATCTTGTTTCAAGCTTCAAAAGAAGGTGTACTAATACAAGGTTACAAAAGTGGCAAAGTAGTACTTCAAGGGGATTATCAGAATGAACTCGAATACATTAAATCAGTATTGGGGATAGAAAGTTATCAAGCGGTTGGATCAGATGAGGTTGGTACAGGTGACCTTTTTGGACCAATCGTCGTTTGTAGCTGTTTTACTTCTTTAGATGATATCAAGTATCTTGAATCACTTGGTGTAAGGGATTCTAAGAACATGACGGACAACCAAATCATCAAATTAGGTCCGATTTTGGCAAAGAAGTTGATTCATTCTATATTAATCCTAACCCCTGAAAAATACAATGAAATGATTCGTAAGGGATTTAATATGAATAAAATAAAGGCTTATCTACATAATCAATCGATCTTAAAGACGGTTGAGAAATTAGAAGGGGACGTACCGGTCATCGTTGATCAGTTTTGTGACCCTAGTGTCTATTTCAATTACTTAAAAGGGGAAAAGTCCGTATTTAAGAAAATTGAATTCTATACAAAAGCTGAATCAGTCCACATTAGTGTGGCTGCAGCATCGATCATTGCAAGGTACGCATTTTTAGCAAAAATGCAACAATACTCTAAATTTATCGGTGTTAAGTTATTAAAAGGTGCTGGTGCTGAGGTTGATCGTCAATTAATTGAAATCTATCGTTCAAGAGGCTATAAGTCCTTAAGACCAATAACAAAACTTAATTTTAAAAATCTAACAAAAAATAATGTTTTACCACCATCAAGATTATCTTAACCAATGAAAAGAGTTAAACCGAAATTCGGTTTAACTCTTTTTTATTTATAAAGTTGACTGATGCTAACTGCCTTTTGCCAACCTTGATAGAGACGTTTGGCGTTTTTTAATGACATTTTAGGCGTAAATAACTGTTTGATAACGGCTTGTTTCGCTATGATTTCCAATGATGGAAAAAAACCTGTTTTAAGTCCTGCTAAGTACGCAACACCAAGTCCTGTTACCTCAGGTGTCGCAATTCGTTTTAACGGACATCTAAGCAAATCGGATTGAAACTGCATTAGGTAGTTATTGTTAGAAAGACCACCATCAATTCCAACGGTTTCAAGTGGTATTTCGGTATCTGATATCATCACATCTACGACATCCTTAACTTGATAGCCAACCGCATTTAAGGTGGCTCTAACAATGTCTTTTTTATCAATGTCTGCTGTAATACCAAACATCGTGCCACGGACATCGGTATCCCAATACGGTGCACCTAAGCCAACAAATGCAGGGACAAAATATAAATCATGAGTGGCATCCATTGCCAATTTTTCCGACTCTTCCGCTGTTTTTATCACTTGAAGTTGATCTCGTAACCATTTGACTGAACTACCCGCTACGAATATTGACCCTTCAAGCGCGTAGGTCACTTCATCATCAATTTGCCAAGCTACCGTAGATATCAATCCCTTTTTTGACATATGAACTTTATTTCCAGTGTTCATAAGAATAAAACAACCGGTCCCATAGGTTACTTTCATCTCACCAGGATTTAATGCTAAATGACCAAATAATGCGCTTTGTTGATCACCCAATATACCAGTAATAGGTACACCATTGTAATAACCAAATAACGAATTTGATGGACAAACCTCTGGTAACATGTGCTTAGGAATGCCCGTTAAATCGAGTATTTTTTGATCATATCGCATTTGGTGAATATTATAAAGCATTGTTCTTGAGGCATTACTGACGTCGGTTTTAAATGACTTCCCACTGGTAAGACGATATAGAATATAAGTATCCATCGTCCCAAAATAACAGTTAGTTAAGTCTTTGTTTATGTGTTTATCTAATAAATAACGTATTTTTGAGGCTGAAAAATACGGATTAATTACTAGTCCAGTGCTTTTCTTTATGTAGGGCTCAAAACCTAGTTGTCTCCAAGATTCACAGATTTCTTCTGTGTGTTTGGATTGCCAACTAATCGCGTAGTCCAATGGGATACCTGTTTGATCAAATAAAACAGTCGTTTCACGTTGGTTTGTAATACCAATTGCCAATACTTCGTCATTAATCGCATATTTAAACGCTTCATCTAAGCACCATCTAACCGTATCATATACAACCGATGCATCTTGAAGTACTTTAGCCCCATCGTATAGTTGATTAAAATCTTTTTGGAAGATTTGTTGAATTTGACCTTGTTCATTGATGATTAGTACCCGTGAACTTGTCGTTCCTTGGTCAATTGAGAATAAGAACTTTCTCATAAGCTATCAATCCAAGTTTTTATATCTGTTAAAACCTCATTTTGATTTACTTCATTTAAAATCTCATGAAAGTCATTTTCATATATTTTAAGTAGTTTTTTCTTTTGAGGTAGTTTATGGAACATCGCTTCTGAGAATTTGGCAGGAACAATTTTGTCAAGTTTTCCGTGAAGGATTAAAATAGGTTTTCGATTTAAATGATGCTTCGCCTTTAAATGTCTTACCCCACGGACAAACATTTCACCAACCAAACGTATTGAAAATGACTTTAAGACTAAAGGGTCATTCATGTAGTTGGTTTCAATGTCTTTGATGTGTGACAACTTGCCATAAGAAAGCTCATTTTTCTTATAGATAAAGCCAAAATATCTAAATCCTATAAATCTTAGTAATGATACGTCCTTTATAAAATCGGTCGGTGCTCCACTAACAATGCAGGCATCAAAATCATCATAGGTAATCATATATAAGTGTGTAATTAAACCACCCATGGAGTGACCTAGTAAAATATTTTTCACATGATTTGAGTGGTACTTATGAAACAATTCGTGTATATCATCTAAAAATACTTCATACTTATTGATGTAGCCTCGTTTCCCTTCGGATTTACCGTGACCTCTTAAATCAAAAGTGATGACTGAATAGCCATTAGCGTTTAAAAATCCTACCACATGATCATAGCGTTTGCTGTGCTCAGCAATCCCATGGACAATGAATATTCGTGCTTTTTCATTCTCAACAAAATGTGTTTCATGATAGATTTGCATAAGTAATACCTCCATAGTCTTATTATAATACAAGTTTGCTAAAAAAAATAAAAAGCAGGCAAAATTGCCTGCTTAATCGATAAATTCGAACTCATATTCAAAGATACGAACATTATCACCGTTTTTTACACCAGCGTTTCTTAGTGCTTCATCCACACCATAGCTACGCAATTGTCTCGCAAAACGTTTCACATTTTCATCTCTTGTAAAGTCAGTTTTACTAAATAATCTAAATAACCCATCACCTGTGATGTTATAAACGCCGTCTTCCCCACGCTCAATCGTAAAGAAGTTTTCTTCTTTATGTTTGATGTAGTTCATGTGAAGATCTTTTACTTCAAATTTTGGCGTCTCTTCGACCAATTGCATGGCACGATGACAAAGTCTATCAAGGCCTTCACCAGTAATTGATGAGATTGGATATACTTCGTATGATTCACCAATTTGTTGCATAAAATGGCTTAACTTTTCATTAGCCTCAGGCATATCCATTTTAGATGCCGCAACGATCATCGGACGTTTTAATAAGTCCAAATTATAGCTTTCTAGTTCTTTGTTGATTATTTCAAAATCACTAAATGGATCTCTGTCTTCGAGTGAATCCATTTCAACAACGTGTATAATGACTCGGCAACGTTCAATATGCTTAAGAAACTGAATACCTAAGCCAGCACCAAGTGACGCACCTTCAATTAAACCAGGTAAATCCGCCATGACAAAGCTTTGATTTGGACCTTGATAAACTAAGCCCAAATGTGGCTGTAGCGTTGTAAATGGATAGTCTGCAATTTTTGGTTTCGCTTTTGAAACACGTGAAATCAACGTTGATTTACCGACGGATGGAAAGCCAACTAAGCCGACATCAGCAAGTACTTTTAATTCTATTTTTAATTCTTTTGACTCACCTAGATCACCACGTTCACAAATTTCAGGTGCAGGGTTTTTGTGCGTTGCAAACGCAACGTTACCACGACCACCTTTGCCACCTTTAGCCACCGTTAGAGTTTGTCCATGTAAAACCAAATCACCTAGTAAAAGGCCGGTTTCATTGTCATAAACCGCGGTACCAACTGGTACGCGAATGTATGTGTCTTTGGCATTCTTTCCATTTTGACTTTTAGACATACCATTTTGCCCGTTATCGGCACTAATGTGTTTGTTATAAGCCAAATCAAGTAAGGTAGACATCCCTTCATCTGCAGTAAAAATTACGGTTCCACCATTACCACCGGTTCCCCCGGCTGGTCCACCGTACTCAACGTATTTTTCGCGTCTAAATGCAACGATACCATCGCCACCTTTACCGCCTTTAACTTTTATGACTACTTCATCTTTAAACATGATTCCACCTCTTTAATTGAAAAAAAAGGATAAGTCAACTTATCCTTAAAATTTACTATGCTTCGTATACAGAAACTTGTGTTTTTGTACGACCGACACGTTCATACTTCACAACGCCTGTTACTTTAGCAAATAAAGTATCGTCGCCGCCGCGTCCAACGTTGTTACCTGGATGAATCTTAGTACCGCGTTGACGATAGATAATAGATCCAGATGTAGCAAATTGACCATCAGATAGTTTTAAGCCTAAGCGTTTTGAGTGAGAGTCACGACCGTTACGAGTCGAACCTGTACCTTTCTTAGATGCGAATAACTGAATGTTTAATTTTAACATGTTATCCCTCCTTTTGATTTTTAATATATTTAGGGTATTGTTGTTCTAATTCAATTAATGTTTCGACCAAATTGATCAAAACCTGTTCTACCACTTCACTTGATTGATGGACTTTTAAATAAAAGTAGCCGTCATTCACTTCAAGTTCAATGTGTTTAATATAACCCATGCGCTCAATCAGATTAGCTGAGAGTATCAGGGCTGTCGATACTGAAGCACAAACGATGTCTTCCCCATGTTTTTTATAGTTCGCGTGTCCGCTGACTGTTAGTTCGACGATCGTCTTTACTTTTTTAAACTCGTACTTAATCATCGGTTTATGCGTTGATTGCTTCAACTAATAATTTTGTATACGATTGTCTGTGACCTTGTTTACGTGCATAGTTCTTTTTAGGTTTATACTTGAAAACGATAATTTTCTTCGCTCTTCCTTGTTTTAAGACTTTTGCCGTAACGGTTGCGCCACTAACAACTGGAGTTCCAACTTTCGTGGTTTCTCCTCCAACAAGTAATACTTCATCAAAAGTAACCACTTCATCTACTTGAACGTCTAACTTTTCAACGTAAATTTCTTGTCCAACTTCAACTTTTACTTGTTTTCCACCAGTTTTAATTACTGCGTACATTACAAAACACCTCCTTATTTTTTGAAGACTCACTATCAAAGGTACTCAAGATTGAGATTTATGACCTGTTCTATGTGGTATTCTTTGCAACGATATTATTTTACACTAGTTACTGATTAATGTCAATAAAATACTTTCATTTATTTTTATAAGTCAACGTTTTCTTCTGGTTTGTTCTTTTTAAACATATCGAAGAACTTTTGAGGTAAGCTAACGAGTGAATCTTTGATTAAGATTGGCAAGAATTTCATCGATTCGATGAAGGCGCCTTTACGAATGTCATTTCGTGTCAATTCCTTACTATCTGCGAATAAAAACTTGCGAGTAACAATGCCAATACGGATGGTGAGTAACCCATTAGTTATGCCCTGTGCAACACTTGACATGACCGGTTTAATTAAGGGAATTTCACCAAGCATGTTCGCTGTTGAATTGGGAATTAGGTCATTGATATTAACATTTTCTAATCCTTCTGCAATCAACGCGGTTGTAAAGACATTAATTGTCAATTTTGCTAAGTTTTTATAACTTGGTCTAAACCCACAAAGGACGACTAGTTCTTTAATCATCTTAATGTTTACGACCAAAACAGTGAATAAATCAAGACGTCCGTTTTGAGAAATCGCTGTTGAAATCAAGACTGTCTTTGCATTTTTTAAAATGACTCGATTCATCAACTTTTTCATTGTCGAGTTGTAGATTTCATTCAATGTCTTTTGAAGTTCTTCAGGCTCTGACATTGCATTTTTTAATTTTTCTTTTTCTTTTTGACTGATGTCATCACGACTCATTAAATTGCTCGCAACTTTTTTGTAAGTTTGATAACGACGTCTAGATGGTTTATCCATCACCGTCTCAATTGAAAACGCCGGGGATACTAAGATTATTCTAACCGGATTAATTATTAAGAAATATACCAGTATGACAGAAAGCACATAAAACCCATATTCTAGGTACACACTAATTGTTCTTAGGCGTTCGCCAACATTAATCACCGAACTGACTAAAATTAATAAAAATAACAAAATGACACCAAATGCAATGAGATACCAGATTCGGTTACGCTTCTTATCTTTGGTCATCGAATCACTCCTTTTTAAATATTATACTACAAGTTGGCAATAATAAATAGATTAACCTACTTGAATTCGATGTGTTTTCGTTGCTCTCTTAGACTGTAATACTCATCTTTTCCGATAATGACATGA containing:
- the rnhC gene encoding ribonuclease HIII, which produces MPNYSLSVSQEQLSALLNEYKTYEKENSNQYILFQASKEGVLIQGYKSGKVVLQGDYQNELEYIKSVLGIESYQAVGSDEVGTGDLFGPIVVCSCFTSLDDIKYLESLGVRDSKNMTDNQIIKLGPILAKKLIHSILILTPEKYNEMIRKGFNMNKIKAYLHNQSILKTVEKLEGDVPVIVDQFCDPSVYFNYLKGEKSVFKKIEFYTKAESVHISVAAASIIARYAFLAKMQQYSKFIGVKLLKGAGAEVDRQLIEIYRSRGYKSLRPITKLNFKNLTKNNVLPPSRLS
- a CDS encoding FGGY family carbohydrate kinase, whose translation is MRKFLFSIDQGTTSSRVLIINEQGQIQQIFQKDFNQLYDGAKVLQDASVVYDTVRWCLDEAFKYAINDEVLAIGITNQRETTVLFDQTGIPLDYAISWQSKHTEEICESWRQLGFEPYIKKSTGLVINPYFSASKIRYLLDKHINKDLTNCYFGTMDTYILYRLTSGKSFKTDVSNASRTMLYNIHQMRYDQKILDLTGIPKHMLPEVCPSNSLFGYYNGVPITGILGDQQSALFGHLALNPGEMKVTYGTGCFILMNTGNKVHMSKKGLISTVAWQIDDEVTYALEGSIFVAGSSVKWLRDQLQVIKTAEESEKLAMDATHDLYFVPAFVGLGAPYWDTDVRGTMFGITADIDKKDIVRATLNAVGYQVKDVVDVMISDTEIPLETVGIDGGLSNNNYLMQFQSDLLRCPLKRIATPEVTGLGVAYLAGLKTGFFPSLEIIAKQAVIKQLFTPKMSLKNAKRLYQGWQKAVSISQLYK
- a CDS encoding alpha/beta fold hydrolase, producing MQIYHETHFVENEKARIFIVHGIAEHSKRYDHVVGFLNANGYSVITFDLRGHGKSEGKRGYINKYEVFLDDIHELFHKYHSNHVKNILLGHSMGGLITHLYMITYDDFDACIVSGAPTDFIKDVSLLRFIGFRYFGFIYKKNELSYGKLSHIKDIETNYMNDPLVLKSFSIRLVGEMFVRGVRHLKAKHHLNRKPILILHGKLDKIVPAKFSEAMFHKLPQKKKLLKIYENDFHEILNEVNQNEVLTDIKTWIDSL
- the obgE gene encoding GTPase ObgE, which codes for MFKDEVVIKVKGGKGGDGIVAFRREKYVEYGGPAGGTGGNGGTVIFTADEGMSTLLDLAYNKHISADNGQNGMSKSQNGKNAKDTYIRVPVGTAVYDNETGLLLGDLVLHGQTLTVAKGGKGGRGNVAFATHKNPAPEICERGDLGESKELKIELKVLADVGLVGFPSVGKSTLISRVSKAKPKIADYPFTTLQPHLGLVYQGPNQSFVMADLPGLIEGASLGAGLGIQFLKHIERCRVIIHVVEMDSLEDRDPFSDFEIINKELESYNLDLLKRPMIVAASKMDMPEANEKLSHFMQQIGESYEVYPISSITGEGLDRLCHRAMQLVEETPKFEVKDLHMNYIKHKEENFFTIERGEDGVYNITGDGLFRLFSKTDFTRDENVKRFARQLRSYGVDEALRNAGVKNGDNVRIFEYEFEFID
- the rpmA gene encoding 50S ribosomal protein L27: MLKLNIQLFASKKGTGSTRNGRDSHSKRLGLKLSDGQFATSGSIIYRQRGTKIHPGNNVGRGGDDTLFAKVTGVVKYERVGRTKTQVSVYEA
- a CDS encoding ribosomal-processing cysteine protease Prp, translating into MIKYEFKKVKTIVELTVSGHANYKKHGEDIVCASVSTALILSANLIERMGYIKHIELEVNDGYFYLKVHQSSEVVEQVLINLVETLIELEQQYPKYIKNQKEG
- the rplU gene encoding 50S ribosomal protein L21 translates to MYAVIKTGGKQVKVEVGQEIYVEKLDVQVDEVVTFDEVLLVGGETTKVGTPVVSGATVTAKVLKQGRAKKIIVFKYKPKKNYARKQGHRQSYTKLLVEAINA
- a CDS encoding YcjF family protein gives rise to the protein MTKDKKRNRIWYLIAFGVILLFLLILVSSVINVGERLRTISVYLEYGFYVLSVILVYFLIINPVRIILVSPAFSIETVMDKPSRRRYQTYKKVASNLMSRDDISQKEKEKLKNAMSEPEELQKTLNEIYNSTMKKLMNRVILKNAKTVLISTAISQNGRLDLFTVLVVNIKMIKELVVLCGFRPSYKNLAKLTINVFTTALIAEGLENVNINDLIPNSTANMLGEIPLIKPVMSSVAQGITNGLLTIRIGIVTRKFLFADSKELTRNDIRKGAFIESMKFLPILIKDSLVSLPQKFFDMFKKNKPEENVDL